One Heptranchias perlo isolate sHepPer1 chromosome 5, sHepPer1.hap1, whole genome shotgun sequence DNA window includes the following coding sequences:
- the LOC137322147 gene encoding putative nuclease HARBI1: MYKADNGWVVFQVSTDVTFPHIDSSHNECAVGFASLAGFPQVLGAIDCAHVAIRGPSHEPGVFINRKGFHSINVQLVCNHKKRFMQVCTRFPGSGHDDFILWQSNIPNLFLPGARLKGWLVGDKGYSLQTWLMTPVRNPINEAQERFNQSHITTRCVIRQATGKLKMHFRCLDRFGGALQYSPVSMSRIIGVCCVLHDIAQQRGLEVEKDQVAHQSSSDDEDVEEEEEEMDQDEEQYKDMAPIARPATYVAARAAKDALTA; this comes from the coding sequence atgtataaggcagatAATGGATGGGTTGTTTTCCAGGTGTCTACTGATGTCACCTTCCCCCACATCGATAGTAGCCACAATGAGTGTGCAGTCGGATTTGCGTCTCTCGCTGGCTTTCCACAGGTGCTGGGTGCCATCGATTGCGCACACGTGGCAATTAGAGGACCATcacatgaaccaggagtttttatcaaccgcaagggatttcattccatcaatgtacagctggtgtgcaaccacaagaagaggttcatgcaggtgtgcaccagattccctgggagcggTCATGATGATTTTAtactgtggcagtccaacattccaaacctcttcctaccaggagccagacttaagggctggctcgtaggagacaagggatactcccttcaaacttggctcatgacaccagtgaGGAACCCCATCAATGAGGCGCAAGAGCGCTTCAACCAGAGCCACATAaccaccagatgtgtcatcaGGCAAGCCACCGGCaagttgaagatgcacttcagatgCCTAGATAGGTttggaggtgcccttcagtactcgccagtaaGCATGTCCAGAATAATCggcgtgtgctgcgtcctgcatgaCATAGctcagcagagaggtttagaggtggagaaggaccaagtcgctcatcaatcatcttctgatgatgAGGACgttgaagaggaagaggaggagatggatcaggacgAGGAGCAATATAAAGATATGGCACCCATTGCCAGACCAGCCACGTATGTTGCTGCCCGGGCTGCCAAGGATGCCCTAACAGCTTGA